From Portunus trituberculatus isolate SZX2019 chromosome 37, ASM1759143v1, whole genome shotgun sequence, one genomic window encodes:
- the LOC123513877 gene encoding FAD-dependent oxidoreductase domain-containing protein 1-like isoform X3, with protein MYGMEFLRNSPELLAVEGLDTPDIQFNPNGYLTLASEEGYEQLRQNFELQIDMGAKVSFLTKSELSKMYPWLNVSGVAAGVLGRENEGWFDPWSLLIGLQRKAISLGTQYISGKVTGFSEETMDDVILEGTQQSNIKRITAAEVTLPSGETRTINFAILVAASGAWTGELGRMAGIGEGHGILSVPIPIEPRKRYVYCVHAPDGPGLQSPLLVDPNGTYFRREGLGGLYLCGQSPPEDKEPNVDDLDVDYSFFNDNVWLTIAQRVPAFEKLKLHSSWAGYYDYNAFDQNGIIGLHPLFSNFMIASGFSGHALTLPGGVTQPLAGIQQAPGIGRAVMECIMYGGYETINLERFGFERVLADVPLFESNIV; from the exons ATGTATGGGATGGAGTTCCTGCGCAATAGTCCTGAGCTGCTGGCGGTGGAGGGCTTGGACACCCCAGACATTCAATTTAATCCCAATGGCTACCTGACGTTGGCATCAGAAGAAGGATATGAGCAGCTCAGACAAAATTTTGAATTAcagat AGACATGGGAGCAAAAGTGTCCTTCCTCACTAAGTCAGAGCTTTCCAAAATGTATCCGTGGCTGAATGTTTCTGGTGTTGCAGCAGGAGTTTTGGGCAGAGAAAATGAAGGCTG GTTTGATCCGTGGAGTTTGCTGATTGGCCTTCAACGAAAAGCCATTTCTCTTGGGACACAGTACATCAGTGGCAAAGTGACTGGCTTTAGTGAAGAGACCATGGATGACGTAATTCTGGAGGGAACACAACAGTCAAACATCAAACGTATCACTGCTGCTGAG GTGACTTTGCCCAGCGGAGAGACTCGCACCATCAACTTTGCCATCCTGGTGGCAGCCAGTGGGGCGTGGACAGGAGAGCTTGGCCGCATGGCAGGGATAGGGGAGGGGCATGGCATCCTCAGTGTACCTATCCCTATTGAGCCCAG AAAGCGTTATGTGTATTGCGTCCATGCCCCCGATGGTCCAGGCCTTCAGTCACCATTATTGGTTGACCCCAATGGGACATACTTCCGACGAGAAGGCTTGGGAGGCCTGTACCTTTGTGGACAGTCACCACCTGAGGACAAAGAGCCAAATGTGGATGACCTAGATGTTGACTATAGCTTTTTTAATGACAATGTGTGGCTAACCATTGCCCAGAGAGTCCCTGCATTTGAAAAGTTGAAG CTCCACAGTTCCTGGGCTGGCTACTACGACTACAATGCCTTCGACCAGAATGGTATCATTGGacttcatcctctcttctccaaCTTCATGATTGCCAGTGGTTTCAGTGGCCATG CCCTCACACTTCCTGGAGGAGTGACTCAGCCACTTGCAG GCATCCAGCAGGCACCAGGCATTGGCCGGGCGGTCATGGAGTGCATAATGTATGGCGGCTACGAGACCATCAACTTGGAGCGGTTTGGCTTTGAAAGGGTCTTGGCAGATGTTCCTCTCTTTGAGTCAAATATTGTGTAG
- the LOC123513877 gene encoding FAD-dependent oxidoreductase domain-containing protein 1-like isoform X2: protein MLPAFISSCGVLRRLRANVGKLCRVCSSQQIANSRCSLSLSCQTHKSEKDSEDFGTEEGKVEQKFRKHEYSNPFERTFGILKDDVVSYYKKRRKFIEDIAKKAQSNAEANAKPASKNIYGFEPSSGDVEENIWPSHCDVLVVGGGAMGSSIAYHIKEKARGGLNVVVVEEDPGYKKASTVLSVGGIRQQFSIPENIELSMYGMEFLRNSPELLAVEGLDTPDIQFNPNGYLTLASEEGYEQLRQNFELQIDMGAKVSFLTKSELSKMYPWLNVSGVAAGVLGRENEGWFDPWSLLIGLQRKAISLGTQYISGKVTGFSEETMDDVILEGTQQSNIKRITAAEVTLPSGETRTINFAILVAASGAWTGELGRMAGIGEGHGILSVPIPIEPRKRYVYCVHAPDGPGLQSPLLVDPNGTYFRREGLGGLYLCGQSPPEDKEPNVDDLDVDYSFFNDNVWLTIAQRVPAFEKLKLHSSWAGYYDYNAFDQNGIIGLHPLFSNFMIASGFSGHGIQQAPGIGRAVMECIMYGGYETINLERFGFERVLADVPLFESNIV from the exons ATGTTGCctgcatttatttcttcttgtggTGTCCTTAGAAGATTAAGGGCCAATGTCGGTAAACTTTGTAGAGTGTGCTCATCACAACAAATTGCCAACTCAAGGTGCAGTTTATCACTCTCATGCCAGACTCACAAGAGTGAAAAGGACAGTGAGGATTTTGGTacagaagagggaaaggtggaaCAGAAGTTTCGAAAGCATGAATACTCAAATCCATTTGAGAGGACTTTTGGAATATTAAAAGATGATGTTGTAAGCTATTATAAAAAGCGTAGGAAATTCATTGAGGACATAGCAAAGAAAGCACAGAGCAATGCAGAAGCTAATGCAAAACCAGCATCCAAAAATATATATGGTTTTGAGCCCAGTAGTGGAGAtgtggaagaaaatatatggCCATCTCATTGTGACGTGCTAGTGGTGGGAGGAGGTGCCATGGGATCATCTATTGCCTACCACATCAAAGAAAAGGCACGAGGTGGActcaatgtggtggtggtggaggaagaccCAGGT TACAAGAAGGCCTCCACAGTGCTTTCAGTGGGTGGCATCCGGCAGCAGTTTAGCATCCCAGAGAACATTGAGCTCTCCATGTATGGGATGGAGTTCCTGCGCAATAGTCCTGAGCTGCTGGCGGTGGAGGGCTTGGACACCCCAGACATTCAATTTAATCCCAATGGCTACCTGACGTTGGCATCAGAAGAAGGATATGAGCAGCTCAGACAAAATTTTGAATTAcagat AGACATGGGAGCAAAAGTGTCCTTCCTCACTAAGTCAGAGCTTTCCAAAATGTATCCGTGGCTGAATGTTTCTGGTGTTGCAGCAGGAGTTTTGGGCAGAGAAAATGAAGGCTG GTTTGATCCGTGGAGTTTGCTGATTGGCCTTCAACGAAAAGCCATTTCTCTTGGGACACAGTACATCAGTGGCAAAGTGACTGGCTTTAGTGAAGAGACCATGGATGACGTAATTCTGGAGGGAACACAACAGTCAAACATCAAACGTATCACTGCTGCTGAG GTGACTTTGCCCAGCGGAGAGACTCGCACCATCAACTTTGCCATCCTGGTGGCAGCCAGTGGGGCGTGGACAGGAGAGCTTGGCCGCATGGCAGGGATAGGGGAGGGGCATGGCATCCTCAGTGTACCTATCCCTATTGAGCCCAG AAAGCGTTATGTGTATTGCGTCCATGCCCCCGATGGTCCAGGCCTTCAGTCACCATTATTGGTTGACCCCAATGGGACATACTTCCGACGAGAAGGCTTGGGAGGCCTGTACCTTTGTGGACAGTCACCACCTGAGGACAAAGAGCCAAATGTGGATGACCTAGATGTTGACTATAGCTTTTTTAATGACAATGTGTGGCTAACCATTGCCCAGAGAGTCCCTGCATTTGAAAAGTTGAAG CTCCACAGTTCCTGGGCTGGCTACTACGACTACAATGCCTTCGACCAGAATGGTATCATTGGacttcatcctctcttctccaaCTTCATGATTGCCAGTGGTTTCAGTGGCCATG GCATCCAGCAGGCACCAGGCATTGGCCGGGCGGTCATGGAGTGCATAATGTATGGCGGCTACGAGACCATCAACTTGGAGCGGTTTGGCTTTGAAAGGGTCTTGGCAGATGTTCCTCTCTTTGAGTCAAATATTGTGTAG
- the LOC123513876 gene encoding uncharacterized protein LOC123513876 isoform X2: MVRLGLTTNSAGRRQDGRIPSQPESEQSYHHPADERIRHYAQTHYAHPSNPRASSFAAEESQIEPSSSASHYPSTDVSEVLPASPSLRTVLNRGAQISHFPSTEWSQKAGRAHSDIHSRGTQKQNCLDNSASSSSSTLDDYASGGKPSHASPLWYGNDRRPISKTDTWETPTSLISRLTAGLTASSSQSQQHGEKGPSRTNCPSPSMSEESDTMSFICMEESTQAEDPFYVAHQELMDEVLRGEPHCYSNSSGSSSSSSSTSTNVSGNPNTRPRPKVQKEYPVMSESSMEKNQKYAVTDSSSSDLMCIDSNQSRDSDLDDSRHSERSNLMPDLCTLLKSIKQPTLIPHSPDKSNIHDFLDPEEIGHINHLIKSLSDSVLTISLPDTLYKNKGFTPLDYMDIHLNAVMRQFFFVFKNEDFLNLPMPDQISLLNGCSLRAVICSGLYLFSKDTGCWYIPGSTNRLNHPVIHISDLLQVYPQHIVSKMYELHTAASKLDFDWSMGVITNCILMYTPIKKMMQEMEKVDFLRNKYVHLLLKYISWKHGHHNSALVFPEILKILDALLLLVDELSLLDLNLNEEEVMAVEERLSTLTLMQLAPLKNQSSRFKEEIDSWSSLKCVNLTEINDRLCMALHLSMTESLHSNTAEYWTSNSVLCATNAAHDDNALPPNKKLPQIMPPTNEKINKLDQYKENSYSYQKKDRYIGDRTKITLLAERDLMLLRHFLEDATARDNSSLIENIKEKMDAKQIQLIIKKLCS, translated from the exons ATGGTTCGCCTAGGACTGACGACCAACTCCGCAGGAAGGAGACAAGATGGCAGGATACCCTCACAACCTGAGTCTGAACAAAGTTATCATCACCCAGCTGATGAGCGCATCAGACATTATGCACAGACTCATTATGCACATCCCTCAAATCCAAGGGCTTCCTCCTTTGCTGCTGAAGAAAGCCAAattgaaccaagctcctcagcATCTCATTACCCTTCCACTGATGTGAGTGAGGTGctgccagcctctcccagcctgaGGACGGTGCTCAACAGGGGTGCTCAGATAAGCCACTTTCCTTCCACTGAGTGGTCTCAGAAGGCAGGAAGAGCTCATAGTGATATTCATTCAAGAGGAACACAGAAACAAAACTGCCTTGATAACAGTGCTTCATCTTCAAGCTCTACACTTGATG ATTATGCTTCTGGAGGAAAGCCAAGTCATGCTTCACCACTGTGGTATGGGAATGATAGGAGACCCATCTCAAAGACTGACACATGGGAGACTCCCACAAGCCTCATTTCACGTCTTACTGCTGGATTGACTGCAAGCTCAAGTCAGTCACAGCAGCATGGGGAGAAAGGTCCATCACGCACcaactgtccctctccctcaatgAGTGAGGAGAGTGACACTATGAGCTTCATTTGTATGGAGGAATCAACACA AGCTGAGGATCCTTTTTATGTTGCACACCAAGAGCTGATGGATGAGGTTCTGAGAGGTGAGCCACATTGTTACTCcaacagcagcggcagcagcagcagcagcagtagtactagtaccaATGTCAGTGGAAACCCCAATACTCGCCCTCGTCCTAAAGTACAAAAGGAATATCCAGTAATGTCCGAaagcagtatggaaaaaaatcaGAAGTATGCAGTCACCGACAGTTCATCTTCAGATTTAATGTGTATTGATTCAAATCAGTCCAGAGATTCAGACTTAGATGATAGCAGACATTCAGAAAGAAGTAATCTAATGCCTGATTTATGTACACTTCTGAAAAGTATAAAGCAGCCTACCTTAATTCCACATTCTCCTGATAAATCAAATATTCATGATTTCTTAGATCCTGAAGAAATTGGTCACATAAACCATTTGATCAAAAGCCTTTCAGACTCAGTATTGACAATCAGTTTACCGGACACCTTGTACAAAAACAAAGGTTTTACACCTCTTGACTATATGGACATACATTTGAATGCTGTTATGCGTcagttcttttttgtatttaagAATGAAGATTTTTTAAATCTTCCAATGCCTGATCAAATTTCATTATTAAATGGGTGTTCACTGAGGGCTGTCATTTGTTCAGGTCTGTATTTGTTTAGTAAAGACACAGGTTGTTGGTACATTCCTGGCTCAACCAACAGACTCAACCATCCTGTCATTCACATTTCAGATTTACTTCAAGTTTATCCACAGCACATTGTCTCTAAAATGTATGAGCTACATACAGCTGCTTCCAAGCTAGACTTTGATTGGTCCATGGGAGTCATCACCAATTGCATCCTTATGTACaccccaataaaaaaaatgatgcaagaaatggaaaaagttgATTTTTTACGGAATAAGTATGTTCATCTTTTATTAAAGTACATATCATGGAAACATGGACATCACAATTCTGCCTTGGTGTTCCCTGAGATTCTTAAAATATTAGatgcccttctcctccttgttgaTGAATTATCACTGCTTGATTTAAATttgaatgaagaggaagtgatGGCAGTAGAAGAGAGGCTGTCTACACTTACGCTGATGCAGCTGGCACCTCTTAAAAATCAGTCCAGTAGATTTAAAGAAGAAATTGACTCATGGTCAAGTTTGAAGTGTGTTAATCTCACAGAAATTAATGATAGGTTGTGTATGGCTTTGCATTTAAGTATGACAGAGTCCCTTCACTCAAATACTGCTGAGTATTGGACATCAAACAGTGTGTTGTGTGCCACTAATGCAGCTCATGATGACAATGCTCTGCCTCCAAACAAGAAGTTGCCTCAGATTATGCCTCCTACAAATGAGAAGATTAATAAATTAGATCAATATAAGGAAAATTCTTACAGTTACCAGAAAAAAGATAGGTATATTGGTGACCGCACAAAAATCACTTTACTTGCAGAGCGAGACTTGATGTTGCTTAGACACTTTTTGGAAGATGCTACTGCCAGAGATAATTCATCCTTGATTGAGAACATCAAAGAAAAGATGGATGCTAAACAGATTCAGCTCATCATTAAAAAACTGTGctcataa
- the LOC123513877 gene encoding FAD-dependent oxidoreductase domain-containing protein 1-like isoform X1 gives MLPAFISSCGVLRRLRANVGKLCRVCSSQQIANSRCSLSLSCQTHKSEKDSEDFGTEEGKVEQKFRKHEYSNPFERTFGILKDDVVSYYKKRRKFIEDIAKKAQSNAEANAKPASKNIYGFEPSSGDVEENIWPSHCDVLVVGGGAMGSSIAYHIKEKARGGLNVVVVEEDPGYKKASTVLSVGGIRQQFSIPENIELSMYGMEFLRNSPELLAVEGLDTPDIQFNPNGYLTLASEEGYEQLRQNFELQIDMGAKVSFLTKSELSKMYPWLNVSGVAAGVLGRENEGWFDPWSLLIGLQRKAISLGTQYISGKVTGFSEETMDDVILEGTQQSNIKRITAAEVTLPSGETRTINFAILVAASGAWTGELGRMAGIGEGHGILSVPIPIEPRKRYVYCVHAPDGPGLQSPLLVDPNGTYFRREGLGGLYLCGQSPPEDKEPNVDDLDVDYSFFNDNVWLTIAQRVPAFEKLKLHSSWAGYYDYNAFDQNGIIGLHPLFSNFMIASGFSGHALTLPGGVTQPLAGIQQAPGIGRAVMECIMYGGYETINLERFGFERVLADVPLFESNIV, from the exons ATGTTGCctgcatttatttcttcttgtggTGTCCTTAGAAGATTAAGGGCCAATGTCGGTAAACTTTGTAGAGTGTGCTCATCACAACAAATTGCCAACTCAAGGTGCAGTTTATCACTCTCATGCCAGACTCACAAGAGTGAAAAGGACAGTGAGGATTTTGGTacagaagagggaaaggtggaaCAGAAGTTTCGAAAGCATGAATACTCAAATCCATTTGAGAGGACTTTTGGAATATTAAAAGATGATGTTGTAAGCTATTATAAAAAGCGTAGGAAATTCATTGAGGACATAGCAAAGAAAGCACAGAGCAATGCAGAAGCTAATGCAAAACCAGCATCCAAAAATATATATGGTTTTGAGCCCAGTAGTGGAGAtgtggaagaaaatatatggCCATCTCATTGTGACGTGCTAGTGGTGGGAGGAGGTGCCATGGGATCATCTATTGCCTACCACATCAAAGAAAAGGCACGAGGTGGActcaatgtggtggtggtggaggaagaccCAGGT TACAAGAAGGCCTCCACAGTGCTTTCAGTGGGTGGCATCCGGCAGCAGTTTAGCATCCCAGAGAACATTGAGCTCTCCATGTATGGGATGGAGTTCCTGCGCAATAGTCCTGAGCTGCTGGCGGTGGAGGGCTTGGACACCCCAGACATTCAATTTAATCCCAATGGCTACCTGACGTTGGCATCAGAAGAAGGATATGAGCAGCTCAGACAAAATTTTGAATTAcagat AGACATGGGAGCAAAAGTGTCCTTCCTCACTAAGTCAGAGCTTTCCAAAATGTATCCGTGGCTGAATGTTTCTGGTGTTGCAGCAGGAGTTTTGGGCAGAGAAAATGAAGGCTG GTTTGATCCGTGGAGTTTGCTGATTGGCCTTCAACGAAAAGCCATTTCTCTTGGGACACAGTACATCAGTGGCAAAGTGACTGGCTTTAGTGAAGAGACCATGGATGACGTAATTCTGGAGGGAACACAACAGTCAAACATCAAACGTATCACTGCTGCTGAG GTGACTTTGCCCAGCGGAGAGACTCGCACCATCAACTTTGCCATCCTGGTGGCAGCCAGTGGGGCGTGGACAGGAGAGCTTGGCCGCATGGCAGGGATAGGGGAGGGGCATGGCATCCTCAGTGTACCTATCCCTATTGAGCCCAG AAAGCGTTATGTGTATTGCGTCCATGCCCCCGATGGTCCAGGCCTTCAGTCACCATTATTGGTTGACCCCAATGGGACATACTTCCGACGAGAAGGCTTGGGAGGCCTGTACCTTTGTGGACAGTCACCACCTGAGGACAAAGAGCCAAATGTGGATGACCTAGATGTTGACTATAGCTTTTTTAATGACAATGTGTGGCTAACCATTGCCCAGAGAGTCCCTGCATTTGAAAAGTTGAAG CTCCACAGTTCCTGGGCTGGCTACTACGACTACAATGCCTTCGACCAGAATGGTATCATTGGacttcatcctctcttctccaaCTTCATGATTGCCAGTGGTTTCAGTGGCCATG CCCTCACACTTCCTGGAGGAGTGACTCAGCCACTTGCAG GCATCCAGCAGGCACCAGGCATTGGCCGGGCGGTCATGGAGTGCATAATGTATGGCGGCTACGAGACCATCAACTTGGAGCGGTTTGGCTTTGAAAGGGTCTTGGCAGATGTTCCTCTCTTTGAGTCAAATATTGTGTAG
- the LOC123514041 gene encoding uncharacterized protein LOC123514041 — protein MTSRSKEGLRQVREDELNALEDRLIRHLPHSFIVYSSVCLAARYGLHCLRPVTILIPADTRRSCFTVIRTLTSSGSHDIMVFWSLEEHTAEDVADYLSHTIDLNLGQHEFSISLPDILLPSLQSLKNIGSRPVRIQHKLHGHLYTFQEPSILNTRQLKLLPEYQVSNLKEEDVSVIWKNWQFSSLSSENSLRDDIINFPSVGIRKRNLIDSSTEELQEETQETLVSWIRTSKYGFMGSTFTLPQYRRRGLAGTATLILTRQLMQEGLLPAVMIEKNNTASISFHGDLGFVRQCALSMVALLPV, from the exons ATGACTTCACGCAGTAAGGAAGGGCTGCGGCAAGTGAGAGAGGACGAGTTAAACGCACTTGAAGACAGGCTGATTCGCCACTTGCCCCATTCCTTCATT GTGTACAGCAGTGTGTGCCTGGCGGCGCGTTACGGCCTACATTGCCTTCGCCCGGTCACCATCCTGATACCTGCCGACACACGCCGTTCTTGTTTCACTGTCATTAGGACTTTAACTTCAAGC GGATCGCACGACATTATGGTGTTCtggagccttgaggaacacacTGCCGAGGACGTGGCCGATTACCTCTCTCACACCATTGATCTCAATTTAGGTCAACATGAATTTTCAATAAGCCTCCCTGACATTCTGCTGCCCTCA CTACAGTCACTGAAAAACATCGGGAGCCGGCCAGTACGGATTCAGCACAAGTTACATGGGCATCTTTACACATTCCAAGAACCGTCGATACTGAACACCAGACAATTAAA GCTGCTTCCAGAGTACCAAGTAAGCAacctaaaggaggaggacgtgtcGGTGATATGGAAAAACTGGCAGTTCAGCTCTTTGAGCTCAGAGAACAGTTTGAGGGATGACATCATCAACTTCCCGTCAGTTGGAATCCGTAAGCGTAACCTTATAGATAGTAGTACTGAGGAGCTACAAGAGGAGACTCAGGAAACATTAGTGTCGTGGATTCGAACGAGTAAATATGGTTTTATGGGCAGTACCTTCACGCTGCCACAATATCGTCGCAGAGGCTTGGCTGGCACGGCTACTCTGATCTTGACTCGCCAGCTGATGCAGGAGGGTCTCTTGCCTGCCGTcatgatagaaaaaaacaacactgcTTCCATAAGTTTCCATGGTGATCTGGGGTTTGTGCGGCAGTGTGCCTTATCCATGGTCGCGCTGCTCCCAGTCTAG
- the LOC123513876 gene encoding uncharacterized protein LOC123513876 isoform X1 translates to MVRLGLTTNSAGRRQDGRIPSQPESEQSYHHPADERIRHYAQTHYAHPSNPRASSFAAEESQIEPSSSASHYPSTDVSEVLPASPSLRTVLNRGAQISHFPSTEWSQKAGRAHSDIHSRGTQKQNCLDNSASSSSSTLDGNYTRDIKFCPICRSSVISGTAHQCKIIEPTALAFSSRTAPVSVSQHASISRLGPQPLVSSHNVEDKYAHNVPESDDDHHIQSRIVPNFLPTAQDSPCSSDVSQHEKKNGSVKISHFSTRSNIMPMPVVTQPVYDMHSNRERIPSQDYASGGKPSHASPLWYGNDRRPISKTDTWETPTSLISRLTAGLTASSSQSQQHGEKGPSRTNCPSPSMSEESDTMSFICMEESTQAEDPFYVAHQELMDEVLRGEPHCYSNSSGSSSSSSSTSTNVSGNPNTRPRPKVQKEYPVMSESSMEKNQKYAVTDSSSSDLMCIDSNQSRDSDLDDSRHSERSNLMPDLCTLLKSIKQPTLIPHSPDKSNIHDFLDPEEIGHINHLIKSLSDSVLTISLPDTLYKNKGFTPLDYMDIHLNAVMRQFFFVFKNEDFLNLPMPDQISLLNGCSLRAVICSGLYLFSKDTGCWYIPGSTNRLNHPVIHISDLLQVYPQHIVSKMYELHTAASKLDFDWSMGVITNCILMYTPIKKMMQEMEKVDFLRNKYVHLLLKYISWKHGHHNSALVFPEILKILDALLLLVDELSLLDLNLNEEEVMAVEERLSTLTLMQLAPLKNQSSRFKEEIDSWSSLKCVNLTEINDRLCMALHLSMTESLHSNTAEYWTSNSVLCATNAAHDDNALPPNKKLPQIMPPTNEKINKLDQYKENSYSYQKKDRYIGDRTKITLLAERDLMLLRHFLEDATARDNSSLIENIKEKMDAKQIQLIIKKLCS, encoded by the exons ATGGTTCGCCTAGGACTGACGACCAACTCCGCAGGAAGGAGACAAGATGGCAGGATACCCTCACAACCTGAGTCTGAACAAAGTTATCATCACCCAGCTGATGAGCGCATCAGACATTATGCACAGACTCATTATGCACATCCCTCAAATCCAAGGGCTTCCTCCTTTGCTGCTGAAGAAAGCCAAattgaaccaagctcctcagcATCTCATTACCCTTCCACTGATGTGAGTGAGGTGctgccagcctctcccagcctgaGGACGGTGCTCAACAGGGGTGCTCAGATAAGCCACTTTCCTTCCACTGAGTGGTCTCAGAAGGCAGGAAGAGCTCATAGTGATATTCATTCAAGAGGAACACAGAAACAAAACTGCCTTGATAACAGTGCTTCATCTTCAAGCTCTACACTTGATGGTAATTACACAAGAGACATCAAGTTTTGTCCAATATGTCGTTCCTCTGTAATATCTGGAACTGCTCATCAATGCAAAATTATAGAACCTACTGCATTAGCATTTTCATCCCGTACAGCTCCCGTGAGTGTGTCACAACATGCCTCAATATCCAGACTTGGCCCCCAGCCATTGGTGTCATCACATAATGTTGAAGACAAATATGCTCATAATGTGCCTGAATCTGATGATGATCACCACATTCAAAGTAGAATAGTACCAAATTTTTTACCCACTGCACAAGACTCCCCTTGTTCATCGGATGTATCCcagcatgaaaagaaaaatggtagtGTAAAAATAAGTCATTTTTCTACAAGGTCAAATATAATGCCAATGCCAGTAGTAACTCAACCTGTTTATGATATGCACAGTAATAGAGAACGTATACCATCACAAGATTATGCTTCTGGAGGAAAGCCAAGTCATGCTTCACCACTGTGGTATGGGAATGATAGGAGACCCATCTCAAAGACTGACACATGGGAGACTCCCACAAGCCTCATTTCACGTCTTACTGCTGGATTGACTGCAAGCTCAAGTCAGTCACAGCAGCATGGGGAGAAAGGTCCATCACGCACcaactgtccctctccctcaatgAGTGAGGAGAGTGACACTATGAGCTTCATTTGTATGGAGGAATCAACACA AGCTGAGGATCCTTTTTATGTTGCACACCAAGAGCTGATGGATGAGGTTCTGAGAGGTGAGCCACATTGTTACTCcaacagcagcggcagcagcagcagcagcagtagtactagtaccaATGTCAGTGGAAACCCCAATACTCGCCCTCGTCCTAAAGTACAAAAGGAATATCCAGTAATGTCCGAaagcagtatggaaaaaaatcaGAAGTATGCAGTCACCGACAGTTCATCTTCAGATTTAATGTGTATTGATTCAAATCAGTCCAGAGATTCAGACTTAGATGATAGCAGACATTCAGAAAGAAGTAATCTAATGCCTGATTTATGTACACTTCTGAAAAGTATAAAGCAGCCTACCTTAATTCCACATTCTCCTGATAAATCAAATATTCATGATTTCTTAGATCCTGAAGAAATTGGTCACATAAACCATTTGATCAAAAGCCTTTCAGACTCAGTATTGACAATCAGTTTACCGGACACCTTGTACAAAAACAAAGGTTTTACACCTCTTGACTATATGGACATACATTTGAATGCTGTTATGCGTcagttcttttttgtatttaagAATGAAGATTTTTTAAATCTTCCAATGCCTGATCAAATTTCATTATTAAATGGGTGTTCACTGAGGGCTGTCATTTGTTCAGGTCTGTATTTGTTTAGTAAAGACACAGGTTGTTGGTACATTCCTGGCTCAACCAACAGACTCAACCATCCTGTCATTCACATTTCAGATTTACTTCAAGTTTATCCACAGCACATTGTCTCTAAAATGTATGAGCTACATACAGCTGCTTCCAAGCTAGACTTTGATTGGTCCATGGGAGTCATCACCAATTGCATCCTTATGTACaccccaataaaaaaaatgatgcaagaaatggaaaaagttgATTTTTTACGGAATAAGTATGTTCATCTTTTATTAAAGTACATATCATGGAAACATGGACATCACAATTCTGCCTTGGTGTTCCCTGAGATTCTTAAAATATTAGatgcccttctcctccttgttgaTGAATTATCACTGCTTGATTTAAATttgaatgaagaggaagtgatGGCAGTAGAAGAGAGGCTGTCTACACTTACGCTGATGCAGCTGGCACCTCTTAAAAATCAGTCCAGTAGATTTAAAGAAGAAATTGACTCATGGTCAAGTTTGAAGTGTGTTAATCTCACAGAAATTAATGATAGGTTGTGTATGGCTTTGCATTTAAGTATGACAGAGTCCCTTCACTCAAATACTGCTGAGTATTGGACATCAAACAGTGTGTTGTGTGCCACTAATGCAGCTCATGATGACAATGCTCTGCCTCCAAACAAGAAGTTGCCTCAGATTATGCCTCCTACAAATGAGAAGATTAATAAATTAGATCAATATAAGGAAAATTCTTACAGTTACCAGAAAAAAGATAGGTATATTGGTGACCGCACAAAAATCACTTTACTTGCAGAGCGAGACTTGATGTTGCTTAGACACTTTTTGGAAGATGCTACTGCCAGAGATAATTCATCCTTGATTGAGAACATCAAAGAAAAGATGGATGCTAAACAGATTCAGCTCATCATTAAAAAACTGTGctcataa